A genomic segment from Pseudomonadota bacterium encodes:
- a CDS encoding sigma-54 dependent transcriptional regulator, with the protein MSEYDTPNGLVGAGAARADHANGDPGPIRVLVVDDDAASLRSVERILAAHGFEVETATNGTDGIAAALARRADVMLLDLVMPGLNGLDVLKKIKAVGCGTEVIIMTAFGDVDAAVAAVKAGAHDFLSKPFQSPDALAHSVTKAAEHGRLVARALRLERELEVRERYGDIVGSSPSMREVYGMVDSVAHSAATVLLQGESGTGKELVARAIHSRGPRAGKPFVPVNCSAIPETLVEAELFGHVRGAFTGAIETRIGLFETADGGTIMLDEIGDLPPQVQVKLLRTLQEGEIKRVGSSDSIHVDVRVIAATNVNLQQAMRDKRFREDLFYRLSVITITLPPLRERPDDIPLLAYHFLRKYTARAGREIARISAEAMRALRTHSWQGNVRELENAIERAVVLSRGDVILPGDLPDSVSDSAAQPLSQRVPLDLPFAGAKRKAIEQFEAGYAFGTLQRAGGNVSEAARQAGMDRSNFRRILRKYKGRG; encoded by the coding sequence TTGTCCGAATACGACACCCCGAACGGGCTCGTCGGCGCTGGCGCCGCGCGCGCCGACCACGCGAACGGCGATCCCGGTCCGATCCGCGTGCTCGTCGTCGACGACGACGCGGCATCCCTGCGCAGCGTCGAGCGGATTCTCGCGGCGCACGGCTTCGAGGTCGAGACCGCGACGAACGGCACGGATGGCATCGCCGCGGCGCTCGCGCGGCGGGCGGACGTCATGCTGCTCGACCTCGTCATGCCGGGCCTGAACGGCCTCGACGTGCTCAAGAAGATCAAGGCGGTGGGGTGCGGCACCGAGGTGATCATCATGACCGCGTTCGGCGACGTCGACGCGGCCGTCGCGGCCGTGAAGGCCGGCGCGCACGACTTCCTCTCCAAGCCGTTCCAGTCGCCCGACGCGCTCGCCCACTCGGTCACGAAGGCCGCCGAGCATGGCCGCCTCGTCGCGCGGGCGCTCCGGCTCGAGCGGGAGCTCGAGGTCCGGGAGCGGTACGGCGACATCGTCGGCTCGTCGCCCTCGATGCGCGAGGTCTACGGGATGGTCGATTCGGTCGCGCACTCCGCGGCGACGGTGCTCCTGCAGGGCGAGTCGGGCACCGGCAAGGAGCTCGTGGCCCGCGCGATCCACAGCCGCGGCCCGCGGGCGGGCAAGCCGTTCGTCCCGGTCAACTGCTCGGCGATCCCGGAGACGCTCGTCGAGGCGGAGCTCTTCGGCCACGTGCGCGGGGCGTTCACGGGCGCCATCGAGACGCGCATCGGGCTGTTCGAGACGGCGGACGGCGGCACGATCATGCTCGACGAGATCGGCGACCTCCCGCCCCAGGTCCAGGTCAAGCTGCTCAGGACGCTCCAGGAGGGCGAGATCAAGCGCGTCGGCTCGTCCGATTCGATCCACGTCGACGTGCGCGTCATCGCGGCGACGAACGTCAACCTGCAGCAGGCGATGCGGGACAAGCGGTTCCGCGAGGATCTGTTCTACCGCCTCAGCGTCATTACGATCACGCTGCCGCCGCTGCGCGAGCGCCCGGACGACATCCCGCTGCTCGCGTACCACTTCCTGCGCAAGTACACCGCGCGCGCCGGCCGGGAGATCGCGCGGATCTCGGCCGAGGCGATGCGCGCGCTCCGGACCCACTCGTGGCAGGGGAACGTGCGCGAGCTCGAGAACGCGATCGAGCGCGCCGTCGTGCTGTCCCGCGGCGACGTGATCCTCCCGGGCGACCTGCCGGACTCGGTCAGCGACTCCGCGGCGCAGCCGCTCTCGCAGAGGGTGCCGCTCGACCTCCCGTTCGCCGGGGCCAAGCGCAAGGCGATCGAGCAGTTCGAGGCGGGCTACGCCTTCGGGACGCTGCAGCGGGCGGGGGGGAACGTGAGCGAGGCGGCGCGCCAGGCCGGAATGGACCGCTCGAACTTCCGGCGCATCCTGCGCAAGTACAAGGGGCGGGGCTAG